One region of Rhodocaloribacter litoris genomic DNA includes:
- the dapA gene encoding 4-hydroxy-tetrahydrodipicolinate synthase has protein sequence MSTPLFTGTATALVTPFTADGAVDEAAFRRLIDYQIDHGVEALVVLGTTGENPTVTDTERARLVDLAVEQAGGRVPVIVGTGDNDTRRSIAFARQAAAAGADGQLLVGPYYNKPTQDGFRAHVAAVAGAADLPIILYNVPGRTSFNMTAETVLRLAEEVPLVRGIKEASGNLAQITDILAHRPASLAVYAGDDEMALPLAALGADGVVSVIANALPGPFGELVRAALAGDLAAARRRHFALLPAMRACFFETNPIPIKAVLAEMGLIAPELRLPLLPAAEPTRRRVLEAFAPFVHAVA, from the coding sequence ATGAGTACACCCCTTTTCACCGGAACGGCCACGGCGCTCGTGACGCCGTTCACCGCGGACGGCGCCGTCGATGAGGCGGCCTTCCGCCGGCTGATCGACTACCAGATCGACCACGGCGTCGAGGCGCTGGTCGTGCTCGGCACCACCGGCGAGAACCCCACGGTCACGGACACCGAGCGCGCGCGCCTGGTGGATCTCGCCGTCGAGCAGGCCGGCGGGCGCGTGCCGGTCATCGTCGGCACGGGCGACAACGACACGCGGCGGAGCATCGCCTTTGCCCGGCAGGCGGCCGCCGCCGGCGCGGACGGGCAGCTCCTCGTCGGGCCCTATTACAACAAGCCCACGCAGGACGGCTTCCGGGCGCACGTGGCGGCCGTGGCCGGGGCGGCCGATCTGCCGATCATCCTCTACAATGTCCCCGGGCGCACGTCGTTCAACATGACGGCGGAGACGGTCCTCCGGCTGGCCGAGGAGGTCCCGCTCGTGCGGGGGATCAAGGAAGCTTCGGGCAACCTGGCGCAGATCACCGACATCCTGGCACATCGCCCGGCCTCGCTGGCCGTCTACGCCGGGGACGACGAGATGGCGCTGCCGCTGGCCGCCCTCGGCGCCGACGGGGTCGTCTCGGTGATCGCCAACGCCCTGCCGGGGCCCTTCGGGGAGCTCGTCCGGGCCGCCCTCGCCGGCGATCTGGCGGCGGCACGGCGGCGGCACTTCGCGCTGCTGCCGGCCATGCGGGCCTGCTTCTTCGAGACGAACCCGATTCCCATCAAGGCCGTCCTCGCCGAGATGGGGCTGATCGCACCTGAACTCCGCCTGCCGCTCCTCCCCGCCGCCGAGCCGACCCGCCGCCGCGTGCTCGAGGCGTTCGCGCCGTTCGTCCACGCCGTCGCATGA
- a CDS encoding 2,3,4,5-tetrahydropyridine-2,6-dicarboxylate N-succinyltransferase, which yields MTTDTTTETLPVRVARLRDAFEATEAEAVFSEVLAGLNDGTIRAATRDEDGRWHVHAWVKEAILLGFRLGRLEDFSTGPFAFFDKHTYPPKSLRPEDGVRVVPGGSAIRTGAYVAPGVVCMPPMYVNVGAYVDAGTMIDSHALVGSCAQIGRRVHLSAAVQIGGVLEPVGALPVIVEDDVFIGGGCGLYEGCLVRERAVLAPGVTLTRSTRIYDLVRERIHTARHGVLEVPAGAVVVPGSRPAAGTFAATYGLALYTPVIVKYRDEKTDAATTLESALRERTG from the coding sequence ATGACGACGGACACGACGACGGAGACGCTGCCCGTGCGGGTGGCGCGCCTGCGTGACGCTTTCGAGGCGACCGAGGCGGAGGCGGTCTTTTCCGAGGTGCTGGCCGGGCTGAACGACGGCACGATCCGCGCCGCCACCCGCGACGAAGACGGCCGCTGGCACGTGCACGCCTGGGTCAAGGAAGCCATCCTGCTCGGCTTTCGGCTCGGACGGCTGGAGGACTTTTCGACCGGCCCCTTTGCGTTCTTCGACAAGCATACGTACCCGCCGAAGTCGCTGCGGCCCGAGGACGGGGTGCGGGTGGTGCCCGGCGGGTCGGCCATCCGTACCGGGGCCTACGTGGCGCCCGGCGTCGTGTGCATGCCGCCGATGTACGTCAACGTCGGGGCGTACGTGGATGCGGGGACGATGATCGACTCGCACGCGCTGGTGGGAAGCTGTGCCCAGATCGGCCGGCGCGTGCACCTGTCGGCGGCCGTCCAGATCGGCGGGGTGCTCGAGCCCGTCGGCGCCCTGCCGGTGATCGTCGAGGACGACGTGTTCATCGGCGGCGGGTGTGGCCTGTACGAGGGCTGTCTGGTCCGGGAGCGGGCGGTGCTGGCTCCGGGCGTGACGCTGACGCGCTCGACGCGGATCTACGACCTGGTGCGCGAGCGCATCCACACGGCGAGGCATGGCGTGCTCGAAGTGCCGGCCGGCGCGGTGGTCGTCCCCGGTAGCCGGCCCGCCGCCGGCACGTTCGCCGCCACCTACGGCCTGGCCCTCTACACGCCCGTCATCGTCAAGTACCGCGACGAGAAGACGGACGCGGCGACGACGCTGGAGTCGGCCCTGCGCGAACGGACAGGGTGA